The Triticum aestivum cultivar Chinese Spring chromosome 6D, IWGSC CS RefSeq v2.1, whole genome shotgun sequence genomic sequence CATGGCCAACATATATCCTCAATGCTACAACAAGTGATCCAGAACTAAAAGCATAGTTAACCTTTTTTTCAGAAATTAAATGAGATGCAGAATAAATAAAATCCATCTGCAGTTTTCAGCAACAGCACGATCCCACACTGGAACAAGCCTATATCTTCAGCAGAGCACAGCCTGCGATACTCCCTCGGCAACGCGTCATCGGCGATCCTTGTCGCCAGGTTGGCCTCTCGCTTGCGACATTCAAGATATCAACATCAGACAATGGCTTAATGCACTGATTTCTTGGCCCAGGCCCAATCACTCCACCAAACAAACATATGCTGTCCCCTAAGCCAATCATGCCAAAGCCAATCCTGCTTTGGAATCCTGATGCACAAGGAACCATCTTATCAGGGAAATTCTCACCATGCTGCTTCCTAATGCAGCTATTGCTCAGCACATACAACTCTCCACCAACCATTGCCATTGGGCCTTGCAGCCAAGAGTAGTCCTCAACAGCCCAATAATTACCGCCATCTTCGAGAATCTGGACTGTTGATATCCCTTTATGCAATACGTGCATCTTATCCTTGATGACAAGACCAGAGCATGCAGAGGGGTGTGCCTGACGGAGATCAGGGAGGGACTCCCATGTGTCAGCTTCAGGATCGTAAATCTCAGCCTCCGATATCGATTTGCGGCAGTTTGTAAATCCCCCAGCAACAATTATCTTCCCATCCAATgcacaacaagcaaacatagctcGAGCTACaagcattggagccctctgggccCACAAGCGGTGGAGAGGATCATAAGACCAGACCTCGTTGCTCGCAAAGATTGTGTCATGGTCTCCAGTAAGGGGGTCAACTCTATCACTGCCACCACCAATTACATAGAGTTTTCCAGCAACAGAGGCAACTCCAAAACGGGCAATGTTCCTAATCTGAGATGGCATGACAGGGAGAGTTATCCACTTGTCTCGACGAGGATCATAAAGTTGCCAAATGTTTTCAGGTTCAAATGCTAACACACATAGCAGTTCTTCTGTCGCACCAATCTGATTCCGAACATTGAGAAGCTCCCCATTGCGAACAGATGCTCTCCAAGAGCGGCAAACCAGCTGAAGAATAGGATGAGATACAAACGGGACACGTGCAAGGCACTGGAGAGCCACTTCATTAGGAAGACCGTCAAGTAAGGTCGATACCATTGTGCACTCAACCATATTATCTCAGTATACAGCACGGAAGCGACAAGACCTATTAGCCTGAACATAGTCAAACATCCAAGTTCAGATACACGCTGTACATAGAAATCAGCAAAGTAGAATCAAAATAATGATCAGGCATTCATCTAATAGATATTATTCAGACAGAAACTTAATGAGACATGGAATGATGAAAACAAATAGTTAGAACTCTAAACCAACAATAGGGACATAAATAATGAAAGTATCCTAAGTGAGGCTGAAGGTGAGCCTGCAGGGCACATCACATCATAGAGAAATTATTTTACTTGCTGAGGGATAGCGTGTAACAAAAGATTGTTGATAGACCCAAAATTGTTCGGAGTTCCTCCTAGGGCATAGCAAAGGTAGCTCATATTCATTGAAAGTTCTTACTTAGCACTTGCCCTGGTACAATGTTAAACAGTTTTTATTTGCAAATTGATTACAATACCTAAGGACATAGGGAACTATATTCCAAAATCATGATTGTTAACATCAACCAtgaaagaaacagcagcagctacAATTATTAAGGTATATTGTTACTTTATGTTCTTTAAGCTTCTCAGTTTTCACTATACAGATTTGTGAGGGGAAAAAATAGCCTCAAGAAAACAAAGTGATCAATTAACTCGGCTCAAAAGTTGACTAACATGTGACAACTGACTATGGATATTCCAGAAAAGCTCCACGCGGAAAGTAACCACAGCAGACCTCTAGGATATGGGGCTTGTGAGTTGACAGAGATTTGTAAATTGGGGGGTCCTTTTTCAAAAGTTCACAGGGTTCTATATTCATCCTCTAGTCATCTATATATCCCCCAAGACAAATGGTGTTTGTGTTCTTAGTTTTAAGATAAGAGGAACAAAAGAACATGCACAAGTTCTCTGAAAAGCGGCCGGGCAACCTTAGCAGAGTAAGGCAGGGAGATCGCCTAGTTGGTCAAAGGTGCCAGAGGTGACGTTCGGATTCTGTGCAGCCAACTTGGCAAACCGGGCAGGTACAGAGATGGCCTCAGCCTTCAGGAGTGTGCCAGCAGTGCGAGATAGCGGGAAATGGGGTCAGAGTGGGCCCAGTGGTATGGGAGGAGATGTCTGTTAAGCTACATGCACTAGCCAACGTAACCAAAAATccaaactgatggaaagggctaggcaatccacatatacacttcaacaccccctctcacATGTGATGCGGGAAGTCAACACGTGAATAGACTCACaggtatggctcaagaggcctATACATGGACAAAGAGGGAGCAACAGCAAATTTTGGATAAATTGCAGAAGCCAGGACTTGAGCTCAAGACCTTAAgactctgataccatgttaagcttcatgcactacccaacgcaaccaaaagtctttttggaaagggctaggcaatccacatatacactttaAAAATGTCGCGGTGGCAGAGGCAAGCAGAAGTGTAGCCTGGCAAAGCAGATATGTAGCAGCCATGGAGCCGGAATAAAATTATGAAGTGATACTACTTGCGTGAAATAAAACTAACCAGTAATAACCCACATAAATTTAGCATCTGATTTGGAAGTAGGATAGTAGTATGAATGCTACAAATAACAATATTATCATCCTCCCTGGCATGGATGACATGAACCAACTGCACCAGGAAATGAGGCTGCTGCTTAGGGAAGATGGCCTTGGAGTACTCTAAAAAGCACCAAGCTGGCGGCCGGGAAGATTCTAGTCAGGATTAGGCAGACACCTAGATAGGAGGGTGGCACCTAGCACCTAAGCAGGGTAACGTCCACCATCTAGAACACTGGTGCCCTCCTAGCTGATCGCACATACCATGGTTCTAGATCAGTATCCTGGTATTCTCCCTCTCTGAAACTGGGTATTAGCAGCTGCAAGCAGCAGTAGACCAGTCAACAACTCAAAAATGATTTGTGATTAAAATTGGTATTGGTCCATTACATACGAACATATATTCCTAAATCATCCTGCAAAATTAACTGAACCATGACTAGGCACACCCGAGCATCAGGAAATATGTAGTGAGATCGATTAATTAACACTCCAAGCATTCAGATATGCCAGCATAGAGCAATATGTGGGGGTCAGACGAACGAACAGGTGCGAACGGGCAATCCTAATCGTAGAACGCAAATTATGGACTCGAACCAATCCCATGAGCGATTATGCATCCGCCACATCCAGATCTAGTGACAGGCAACACAAATCCGACGCCGAACCGATGAATTGGGCTGGCTAGCATCGCGTGATTTGGGGCCGAGTTCGTACCTCCGGCTGGAGCAGAGGCCCGCGCCCGAGGTGGGCGGTGGAACGAGGACCGGAGAGCTCGCCGGACTCGTCCGCGCCTGGGGCCGGCCGCCGGTGTCGTCGCCGCGCAGCGGGTGTATGGGTCGGAAGGGAGGCGTCGCTCGGTTCGGGTGcggtgcagagagagagagagagagagagaggggaatggAATGGGTGAGGGAGGGGAGGAGTGAGGCGTCAGGGGCGACGGGATTTTGCCTTTTGGCTTTTGCGGCCTCCTCTATTTTTGGGGCGGGTTCACGCAACGTATCGACCGAATATTCTCTCCCTAGAGCGACATGCCATTGTTTGTTTCCCACAAGAAAAAATGAAGTTTTCATCGATATTCATTTTCATGTCGAATACCATAAGTCTGAATAACTAATGGTGTGTCTCCGACGCCGACCTTAAACCACCGTAATCATCGTACCGCGCGGTCCAGATGTGTTTTGTCATCTAATATGGTTCTATATCGATCCGGATCTTTATATCGATGCGCTCGACGATCCGGATCTTTATATCGATGCGCTCGACGATCCGAATGTACTTTTTCTCGTAAACTGAAGATAAACTAGGGGGCTTTTGCGGGCGTCTGGACCGCTCTGCAAGTCCGCTTCGGACTACCCTGGCCACCGTTACCCCCTCCCTCGTCCATGCGCACCTCCCGcacgaaacggtcagcgccgctccagagCATCATTGACGGACGCGACCTTTCACTGctgccggcattgaagcggtgtGCCGCTCGAGAGAGCACCGCCTACGCCGCTTCGCGGTGCACGCGATTGATCCACGTTCAAACGACACTCGGGCGGTCCATCGCCCTATAATGATATGCGGTTGCTGAGGAACCTACTACAACGCCACCCGTCCGTCCGTCTGCCACACACCATTAACCACACCCGCGGTGGCCCATTGTCACCCGCCCGTTATATAAACTCCAGCCCCAgtcatagccgcagtcatcctccTCCGATCCCTTTCTTCTCTCCGTACCACGTCCGCCATGGCCTCatcgcgctccaaagctctctgggACAGTCTCTGGCCAGCAGGCAGACGAAGGCCACTGACGTCCCAATGGAGGACACGTGCGAGGATGAGCCGACGCCACCCTCCTCACCGATGCCAGCATTGGATGCCCGGCTTAGTTGAAATCTGGCTTGAAATGTATGCGGCTATCACACACCCGTGTCCGCTGACTGGTCCCTCAGTTAGATGCGGGAGAGAGTTTGTGGGGACAGTCTCTGGCCAGCAGGCAGACGAAGGCCACTGACGTCCCAACGGAGGACACGTGCGAGGATGAGCCGACGCCACCCTCCTCACCGATGCCGGCATTGGATGCCCGGCTTAGTTGAAATTTGGCTTGAAATGTATGCGGCTATCACACATCCATGTCCGCTGACTGGTCCCTCAGTTAGATGCGGGAGAGAGTTTGTGGGCCAGCGTTGGTGATGCATGCCCTAAGCTAGTACTGCCGGCTGGTTTGCCTACGACAGAGCAAGAATTAGCAACGTGATAAACGGTGTCTCCAGCTGCCCGACGTGTTTCTACTTTCTACGCATAACTCAGTTCGTACAAGACAGAAGCATTCCTCTCTGTTCCGCGTGCACACTGTGCAGCTAGATATAAGATGCAAAGCAGGGCAATAACTGCAAATTTCCAAAGCCAAAACGATTTCTGTAATTTCTGCCCCTATCGCATCAACCTTCACTGCTTATGAAACAAAATCGATAAACAAGCCAAAAAACTTCGGGAAACTAAGAACAGAGTTGAAGCCACTGGGGCATGTAACAAACAATTGTACAAGGATAGTTCTCAGAGATCATCGTAACATTTTGGACTAGTGGTACTTCTCCAACAGGCACAAACACATTGTCTGCTTACTTGGTTTTGATCAGCTTGTCGATTATGCTTTTCAGAGCCGGTGCGCTGGCGCTGCACCTCTGATCGGCGAAGCACGACCTCCCTTCCTCGGCTGCCTTGCACAGCTGCGGGTCCATCGGCACCTTACCCAGGAAAGGTACCCCCATCTCATGGCACATCTTCTCCGCGCCGCCCTTGCTGCTGTCAAACACCTCGCTGCAGGCCACGACCGACAAAAGCTCCGGAGCCTTCTCCTTGATATAGTTCATCGCCCACTCTGTGGCGTCTATCTCCCCGGCGAGACCTGGCTTTACGAATTTAAGGTCTGTGAACGCCTGCCTCAAGCCACTCATGTTCTCCACAACCCCCAACACTGGCACGCCCACCTTCTTGCAGAAATTGATCTCCTTCCTCACGTCTATTAGAGAAACTTGCTGCGGGGTCGTCACGATTATCGCGCCATCAACTTCGGTGGCTTGTAGGTACTGGACGATTGAGATGTGCTCGTCTGATGTTCCAGGGGGTGCATCCACTACAAGGTAGTCAATCTCTCCCCAGTCAACATCCTTGAGAAACTGTTTGATCAATCCGTTCTTGCGAGGACCCCTCCATATGACAGCATCATCTGGGTTAGGCAGCATAAAACCAATCGACATGACACCAAGGTTGGACTCAACGTAGATTGGTGACCACCCAAGGTTGCTCTGATGAATATCCTGGCCTTCAAGGCCTAACATTTTTGGGATGCTAGGGCCGCATATATCTATGTCGAGAAGGCCAACCTGATGGTCCATTTCAGCTAGGGCAAATGAGAGCTGGGCTGAAAATGTGCTCTTTCCAACACCTCCCTTTCCTGACAAAACCAGTATCTTGTGTTTCACAGTAGCCATCCGCTCAGCAATAGCAACCAAGTCTGAAAAAACACAATACAATACTCTCATCAACATTTTGAGGCCACTTAAAATGGAAGTAATAGAAGCGAAAGTACTAAGTATATTTGCACACGCGTTAACCACCAATTATAACAAAATGATTATCCAGCCTATAATAGATCAagaacaaaaactagcatatggtTATCTTAAGCACAAAAACTAGAGCAGGCCCAAGACAAACAACAACAGTCAGTCAGTCAGCACCGATCAGGCAGGAAGCACAGAGTCAGCTAAGAATACTGGACGAAGGAGCTACAAGTCTCTGGTCCATTCCACATGTATCCTGAATAAAGCACATCTTATATGTCATAAACACCATCATCTATTGGTAAATGATTACTGATCGAGAAATACACACTGACTTGGGCTTGAGCATTGGCTGGCGAGCCGAGCCCCGCTTAGCTTGGGCTTGAGCAAACATATCAAGAACACAAGATATATACCATGTCGGCTGAAGCAGGGACAGTTCGGCAGTGTAAAGTGGACTATTTTGGACTCAGAAATAAAAAATTTAGACTACGCAAGAGTCAAAGGGGATAAAATGGACTTATTCCATCTAACCAACAGGAAGGAACAAATACTGAGCACGCCAGTGCTTCATCATCAATCTGGAATTCTCAAACCTTCCAACATGTTCTACAAGAAAATGGGTCATTTCAATTGTACGCTATTTTTTTTATTGAAGAACATGTTACATCACTAAAGTTGAGTTCCAGTGGCCAACAAGCAGAAAGGGGAGTGTTAGCAGATGCACTGATAAAGGATAAGTTATCTTTGCTGACTCCAAAATATGAGCAGGAGCAGAAGAATAAGCCACAGATGCACAAGATGGAGATAGTTTCATCTTGGCTAATTCCCCAACACCACACTTGAACAAAACGAACAAAAGAACACCAGCTAGAAGGATATTCAGAACCGAAAGCCAGAACTAGAACAAGATTAAAGAGCTAGGGTGATTTATTGGAGAAAAGCAGCGAGCAAGTATTTGCCGGCATAGCAATCTTCCACAGCTTCATTTGCCAGTATTTTGGCCATTGCCTTCTCAAAAGTACAGACAAGCGCATTACTCCTACCGCTACTTTGAGTCTTGTTATGAGACTTGTATAGGTAGTTATGCAGTATCCACAGCCAACTCTGCGGTTTGGACTGGAATGACTGTTACATCTTCTTTTCTAGAACACCATGACTATAACATTTTAATCAGTCATCTGTGGCCATACAAAATCAGTAAGCAACAACCTTGAATATGATAAGGTTACATACATGGGTAACTACTGCTAAAACTACCTAAACCGAGCTCAAGTATTTCTTAAAAACAAGGAACAAATTATGGCAGTGATGCTGATTCACCGACAACAGATAACGTTATAAATAAATAGAATAGCGCATGAAAATCTCGGAGATGATCTGATTACCAGGATCGGGGCCCTTGGGGGCGGTGGCGCAAATCTGCTGGTTCGGGCACCCGGCGCAGGAATCGGCCTTCCCTGCCTCCTCCGACTGCGTTCCAGGGCAATCTAAGCAAGAGGCACATAAACAATCAAGCTCACAAGGCACCCCTTCTTCCATGGCAGGACGACCTAGAAAGCAGGAGAACGCGGACGGGCAAATCGGCCCGAATCCAAAGAAGAAGGGGGAACACGGACGGGATAATCGAGACTTACGGGCGTTGGCGTCCTCCGGGACGTCGCCTTTGCTGCCGCCGTTCTCCATCTCTTCCGCTCCCTGCTCGCCCTCGCCGCCTCCTTCTAGAAGTTCCTCTCCTTGGAACGGGAAGGGGAATTGAGGATTTGAGAGGACCGCGTTAAAACCCCGGCCGACGAGCGAGGGTATCGGGCGTTCGATTCTGATCCAACGGCTGGGAGGTTGGCTTCAGTCGCTGTACTGTTTAGTTGTCCATCGGACTAGCGTTGTCAAGGACAATTTCGCATCTCGTTGCTTCTTCTTCACAGGAAAATATTATGAGTGGTTGCTTCTTCAATTTTGTCTCCTCCTTCTCTCTTTGAGAGTGAATTTTTCGCAATTTTAATTTAGTCCCTCGATGAAAATAGAGAAATAATAACATGCAACATATGCAATGAAAACCTTTAGTGCAAGTGAACGACAGGTCGTCagcaatgttgttctctgctcgaggaacatgctctgcttgtagaccgtcaaaacgctcttccaactttctcacttcatctacataagctaccatcagcgggctctgataatccttattTACTTGCTTCACCACGAGTTGCGAATCCCCACGGACGATCAGCTTtatgatcccaaggtctgccgcgatcctgagaccggcgagcagCCCCTCATACTCCGAGGTGTTGTTCGTTGATttctcccggggaaaatgcatttggactacatacttgaggtgctctccggtgggcgcgacaagtagcacgccggcaccggcgccttgcagcgagaaaggcccatcaaagtacataacccagtcGCGGCTTGCTTCCTTGCCAGGAAGAAcggtctcttgaatttcttcgccaggcgttgaggtccattctgcaatgaactccgccaaagccctgctctggattgtcgaagtgctttcaaacctgagaccaaagcttgacagttccaacgcccattccacaatccttccggttgcatcaggGTTGTGTAAGATCCGTTGCAACGGGGAACGAGTGATggcggtgatctcatgtgcttgaaaataatgacgcagcttcctcgaggccataaggaggccgaagagcaacttctgcacaccggagtaccttgatctagctccctacaagagggagctgacgaagtaaactgggtgctgcatcatcttcttcctctgtgcCACTTCATTTGCTTGTGCTGATCCTGCCTTGCCGGCGCCAGACTTTGCCGGGGTTTCTGTCTCGCCGGTGCCAGATTTTGCCGGGGGtcctgccttgccggcaccagaccCTGCTGGGGGGAACTCTGGCTCGTCATCCGACAGTCCTGCCACCGCTACCACTTTTTCGTTAACTTCCCTCCGTACCACTagcgcaacactgaccacttgattcgtcgccgccagatatagcagcaacggctctcgcGGTttgggcgcaactagtattggcgtagaggagaggtacctcttcaaatcctgcagcgctgcctcggcctccggggtccattccATGGGCCTTGCCTTCTTTAAAAtcttgaagaaggggagggcgcgctcagcagatttgaaGATGAACCTACTTACAgcggcaacgcagccggcaagccaacgcacatccttgactcgccttggtgcttcaatctgctcgattgccttgatcttgtcggtGTTTTCTTCGATCCCTCGccgagacacaaagaacccgagaatttTACCGGATGGAAcatcgaagacacacttctcagggttgagcttgagattgatcttgcgcaaatttgcaaatgtttcctccaaatcttgcacaagtgttgctctgtccttggttttgaccactatgtcatccatgtaagcctccatatttctatggagctgtggctcaaaaccaatctgaactgctcttgcaaatgtcgaaccagcacttttcaacccgaaaggcattcgtccaaaacaatacgtaccacatggggtgatgaaggcggtcttctctttgtcttccttcATCATAAAGATTTGGTGGTATCCCGAATAGGCGTCAAGGAACGACAGCAGGTCGCACCCTACAATGGAGTCCACGATCTGGTCAATGTGCGGCAAAGGGAAAGGATTATTCgggcaggctttattgatatctgtataatcaatgcacaacctccacttcccatttgccttgcgtaccaccaccgggttggccaaccatgttgggtggagcacccctctgaccaagcctgccgcctccaacttcctgatctcttcgatgataaactcttgccgctccaaagcttgctttctgaccttctgcttgacgggccgcgcatgaggacagacaacaagatggtgctcaatcacctccctgggaacgtcggggatgtcagatgcttgccatgcaaacacatcgacattcgctcgcaggaaggcgacaagcgcgctttcctatttgctgttaagggtggagcttatagtaaaagccccgcccgtgccgtcctccttgacgggcaccttcttggtctctggtggtgctgcCTTAGATCTCTTGCTCTTACCGGTGGAGCTCTCcggcacgtcctcgatgggagcgCATCACTTCGAAGAGGCGCGCTTGTCGGAGTGGGTGTAGGAGGTCTTGCCAGAGGAGGTCTCACCGGAAGGGGCCTTGCCGACAGGGGCAAAGGCCTTGCCGATTTTCTTCTTCCCCGGGGCTTCAGtggtaggagcaagtgccttggcggcagtttctgcaactgcctcccggtagagttggtcagcgcagatgagcgcgtctttcttgttggaggggacggtgatgatgctcattgacccgggcatcttcaacgtgttgtaggcgtaatgtgatgccgccatgaacttggccagcgctgggcggccgaggatcccattataggtcaaggggatcttggcaacataaaAAACGATCTTC encodes the following:
- the LOC123144723 gene encoding F-box/kelch-repeat protein SKIP30 encodes the protein MVECTMVSTLLDGLPNEVALQCLARVPFVSHPILQLVCRSWRASVRNGELLNVRNQIGATEELLCVLAFEPENIWQLYDPRRDKWITLPVMPSQIRNIARFGVASVAGKLYVIGGGSDRVDPLTGDHDTIFASNEVWSYDPLHRLWAQRAPMLVARAMFACCALDGKIIVAGGFTNCRKSISEAEIYDPEADTWESLPDLRQAHPSACSGLVIKDKMHVLHKGISTVQILEDGGNYWAVEDYSWLQGPMAMVGGELYVLSNSCIRKQHGENFPDKMVPCASGFQSRIGFGMIGLGDSICLFGGVIGPGPRNQCIKPLSDVDILNVASERPTWRQGSPMTRCRGSIAGCALLKI
- the LOC123144724 gene encoding cytosolic Fe-S cluster assembly factor NBP35 gives rise to the protein MENGGSKGDVPEDANAHCPGTQSEEAGKADSCAGCPNQQICATAPKGPDPDLVAIAERMATVKHKILVLSGKGGVGKSTFSAQLSFALAEMDHQVGLLDIDICGPSIPKMLGLEGQDIHQSNLGWSPIYVESNLGVMSIGFMLPNPDDAVIWRGPRKNGLIKQFLKDVDWGEIDYLVVDAPPGTSDEHISIVQYLQATEVDGAIIVTTPQQVSLIDVRKEINFCKKVGVPVLGVVENMSGLRQAFTDLKFVKPGLAGEIDATEWAMNYIKEKAPELLSVVACSEVFDSSKGGAEKMCHEMGVPFLGKVPMDPQLCKAAEEGRSCFADQRCSASAPALKSIIDKLIKTK